The Callithrix jacchus isolate 240 chromosome 7, calJac240_pri, whole genome shotgun sequence DNA window ACCCCTCAAAGCGCTGCTGCATTTGCTGCTGCCTCCCAAACAAAGAGCCTGATGTCCGCCCTCCTCAGGGGCCGGCAGGCAGGTGTCCACGAAACAAAACCCGCCGTGACGCCAAGCGTGCCCTTCTCGATGCTGGTGTCGTGTTTTGTCTTTGTTATGCCTTCCCGTTTTTGCCATCTGTGGCAGGAGCGGGCACCAAATGTTCCAGAAGCATTTTGGGAGAAAAACTAAACTTTTGAGCCCCTAGGTACTAACTTAATTTTGGTCGTGTGGAGGATCAGGAGTGGGTTTCTGAGACCAAGTAGGAACAGCCCGTTGTGGCTAAGCCATGACTTCTGCCCCTTTCCTTAACCACACCCCCTTCATTCCTCCAAGAGAGCTGTAGAATGTTCTAGAGTTCCACAGCAGGCCACTACCATCTGTTCCTAGTGATCCTCTGCAGGGAGCAGACCCGAAGAGGCCAGAGGGAAGGAGGAGCATTCACAGAACACACACAGGCAGGGTCATGGAGGGGTCTACTTTTCTCAGGAAAAGAGGGGCAGTTACCACAGGCCTGCGGGCAGTGCCTGCAGCTGATTTCAGGGGTGCTAACAGCAGCAATCCCCAATTATCTAGCACTTTCTACCTGTTCCAcatgaaaataaatgctttacATCACTCAGTCCTCAAAACAACTCTACCAAGAGACTGCTATGTTATCCCCACTtcacacatgagaaaactgaagcccactCATCTCGCTGTCAATCACAGAGTCCAGACAGGAACTCAGACCTGTATGATGCGGAGGCCCAGGCTCACCCCCTAGTATATGGCTTCCCCAACAAAACAGTACGTTGCCTGAGCCACAATCTCCTGAAATGAGGACTCATCCTAACCCAGTCACCCCAAAGTTGTCCCTAAAACAGGTGTGAACGAGTGGAGAAGTGCACTTCCAGTGCATGAAGCCCCAGCCTGTGAGCGATCCACAGACACTGTGGAGCTACCATGCACAGAAACAGAGGGAGAAATGCGCAGTGTACACGCACCCAGTCTCATACAGAGGCCActctggggaggttgaggctgtccCCTCCTGGCTGCAGCCTGTGATTGACACACAGTCTCAGAAACACAGCAGGCagacctccccctcccccaattCCCTCCAGCCCCTCACCTCCAGGGAGCCCATCTTCATGGTAGAGCCAGGCACGGTGCGGGGCATGGTCCGGCTGCGCTCCCCTGGCTCGGGCACTTGGCGGGCGCTAGGTGTCGTTGGTGGCGGTTGGAAGGTCATTCCATAGGGGTTCTGGAGAGACCCATAGGCAGGGCCCAGCCCCAGGCCCGAGTGGTCCACAGACAGGAAGCTGGGGTAGCCTTCAGTGTGGGCCACTGTCTTGGCAGCCCGCCGGGGGGTCCCCTCGGGCCGGGCCCTGGGGGCATCCtcaccacctccacccccactgcCAGGCTGCAGGCTCAAAGTCCGCCGGGGCAGCACCATGTAGTCCCCCTCAGAGCCCGGTTCGGTGGGCCGCAGCCATGTGAGGTCCAGCTGCCGTAGGCCGCCCTCcccacacatgtacacagggtTGGCCTCCTGAGGGGGCGGCGGCTCCCCCAGCCCTGGTGAGGCTGCCATGGGCACCAGGATATTCCCAGGCAATGGTGAGAAGCTGAGGCTGCCCTCAGGGCCCACGAGGCAGGACTTGGGCTCCTCATCCTCGTCCAGGGACAGGCGGGATAGTGTGCCCGTGATGGTGGACGGGTTGCAAGTGTTGACCTCCTTGAACAGAACTGGGAgcaggagtgggagggagggggtgAGTCCTGAGGAGGAGGAACCTGCACGTGCCCTTGCCCAGGCCAGGGAGGTACCAAGCCTCTGCACTAGGACAGGAAAGGAAACTGGGTCCTGGAGAGATGGCTGGGTGGTTGGTAATCTCTCACATACAAGAGGGGTTAAGAAGATAACTGCTCCGAAGTCCCCACAGTGAGACAGGGCAAGAAACAAAGGCAAGGCCTAGCTCCCAAAGTCCTGGTGCAGGTCCTGACCTTGACCCCATAGCCCGGAACTGTCAAAGGGCTTTGTCTTCCCACCTCCCTGGGCAGCAACTCCCCAAGAGACAGAACTGGGAAGAGATTCTGGTAAGAATCTGGAAATGATCTAATAACATAACATTCTGTGCCAGGGGTCCTGCTAAGGATGTGATGTCCCCTAATTCATGCATGCCCCTAAGCTTCCCACCTGCCCTGGGAGGACAGTATTCTCTCATTTACAGGTATGTTAACGGAGGCTTGGGGAGGCAGGTTGTTTGCCCAGGCCCATACAGTAAGGGACATTTGCAGCCTTGCATCCAGCTCAGGGCTGTCTAACTTCGAAGCTTGACTCCAGCAGCCAGAACTCCATCAGGGCCTCCCATGATGGGGCCTGGGGCCTCCCCTTCTTCTCCAACCCCAGGGCcactctcagctctgccactgcaCACTCACCTGTTTGACAAGCCAGATCCACATCCTTTTCAAAGTCTGACTATAGGCGgagagggaggggcaggtgggcagAGGGAGGATTAATGTATCAGGGTGGGAGGGGGCTCGCCCTCCCCAGCCAGCTTTGCCCAGTCTGCCTGCCTGAGGGCTGCCAACAGCCCAGCAGAGTCCAGGCAAGGTCTACCCCAGCCCCACCTGAtggctgggaaaactgaattGGGGAAGGACTTGCCCAATGCCATCCAGGTGTTAGTGGCTAAGCGTGAATCAAACCCAATCTCTGTCCCAACCCTGCCATGGATGGGGAAGGTAAATGGTCTAGGGCAGGAGGACTCAGGTGGGGGTGCCCAGAATCCACCCAGGCCCTGGCCAGGCCCCCTAACTCACCAGGATCTGCAGCTGCCCATTCTTACACGAGTCAGGGGAGTCTTCGCTCTCATCAGCCCGGCACACGCCCATCTGGCACTTCACCACATCCTGGACCTGGGGACAGAAGGCGCCTGCTGGGCCTGAGGCCACTGCAGGGCCCCCGGCCACAGCTGGCTGTGCTTCCCCACCCAGATGCCCAAGCAAGTGTGGAAAGAAGGCAGCACATCCAGCCTTGGGGAAGGTGATGACGCCTGGGCGGGGTGCAAGGGGAGAAGGAGACCCAGAAGGCCAAGGATAAGGCTAGGGGACAGTGGTGGGTACCCCAGGCCATTGGCTTCCACACCAAGGGCTGCCCAGCTGGGGCCTGGAGCACCCTGGTCAGGGCCTCAATCCTCCCGGTCTGCACAGTGGGGAGAAGCCAGAGGCCCGGCACAGTGTGGTGGGTACGCAGGGGTGGGAGAGGCCCAGCCCCACCTCTCGGCGCAGGAAGCAGTGCACAGCAGTGATGACAAAGCCCTGCGCAGAGTTGAAGACAGCAAAGAGGGCCTGGAAGAGGACGGAACGGCGGTCTGTCATAGCCAGGACGGCAGACATCCAGGTGAGCGCCAGCAGGGGCAGCACCACGCAGGAGCTCCAGAGTGAGGCCCTGAGGGGACAGTGGCAGAGCCCATCAGAGTGACACTCCAGGGGAcaggatggcttgaacctaggcCTCCACTCAGCTGGAGCCCTTCAGCTGCCCAAGACTGGGGAGGCCCCAAACCCCAGGGCCTCAGTAACGTCCCCAAGCAGAGAGGGGCTGAGGAGCTGGAGCCAGAGAAAcaggacagagacagaaagcagagaaCCACAGGGTCAGAGCAGGGACCAGGAAGGTGGGGATGGACACGCAGACGCAGTGGGACCAAGCCACAGACAGtgcaaagggagagagaagagaaggtagACAGAGGCAGTTGCTATTTGAGCCCCAACTTGCACAGAATCACCTGAAGcggttttaaaaatacacaggcCTGGGTGGCATCCCCAGAGCCtaactggggaggctggggagagggagaggaagagggacagAGACAATAGCCACAGTGAGAGTGCATGCGACACCTAGTCAGAAAGAGTCAACAGGCAGAACACTCAGGGGACGCCTGAGCACGAATCCTCAGGGAGAAGATAGGGGGCCGGGACCAGTGAAGCAGAACTCCCCTCATATACAGAGAAGGTGCCAGGTTGCCAGGGACTGCTCAGAGCCCTGGTCAGAAGGATCAGAGCTGGGCCTGGACCAGACCTACACCTCCCCGGCCTCCCTGCCAGGGGAGTGCAGAACAAAAACATATGGGGCCTGGCATCCAAACcattcccacccctcccccacctgccATAGCACATGAGGGACAGCAGGGCCACCATACCCTCCTGGGCCAGGTGCCACACTCAGCCCACTCTCCTTCCACAAACACCCCCGGTGGGAGAGTCAGGCACAGCTCTGGGCAAGGCAGAGGGTGGCACCATTCCACAGAGACAGCcgggggaggccaaggcagaaagatgggCAGGGGGCCAAGCCCTGCCCTAGGAAGAGCAGTTCAGGCCTGTTCAGCCTGGCAGGGGGCAGGCACAGTGGGCTCTGAAGCCCCTGGAGGTGGAACCAAGACCAAGAGAGGGTCTAATCACAGTAATAAGAGCTATGCTGATTAACCACCAATTCTCCACTAGGCCCTACACTgaacactttacatatattacttCAAATAGTGATCAAAACAACTCCAATTAACAGGCACAGGGATTATtatcccaatttacagatgaggaaactggagtgTGCCCAGCTGGGCAGGGAGAGGCACAGTTGGGATACAAACACAGCTTGACCGACTCCAAAGCTCAAGCATTGAAACGGCTAGTGCAGACGGGGTGAGGGAGGCAGACGGCATGCCCAAGACAGAGGGAGCTTCACAGTGACCGTGCCAGCTGCCTCCAGAGGCCCTGAGCTCCCTGACCCTGGAGGTGTGCAAGATAAAGCTGGACCTCACTGGTCAGGGAGGCTGGAATGGATTTCCGGCCCTGGGTGGGAGGTTGAGCCTAAGGTCTTGTGGATTCCTTTTGcccccacatagctgggattttAAGATTCTCAGATGCTTGGGCAGGGGTCTCAGTGAAATCATTCTCTACCTCCATGATTCTCTGTCTCCAATTGAGTGTGAGATTCAATGCCTCTGAAATGCTAAGTCTCAGATTCTATGACAGATGATAAGACTGGATGATTCACTCATTCTAACATTCTTAGCTTCTGATTGTCTTATTCTAAGATTCTATCATTCTAATTCTAAGGTTCTATAGCTCAAAAATTCTAAGGGCTTAAGATTGTCTGAGCCTCTGAAGGTTGGAGGTGTGGGGCTGTGCAGGATAGAACATTAGCTGggagtgggggcaggggtgggatcCAAGGGTGGGCGAAGGAATCGGGCACCTGTGGGAGGCACAGACATCCACTCCTCATTGCCTTGGCCACCTCTTGCTGAGCCCTTGAGAGTGTGTGGCGGCTGGCAGGAAAGGGCAAGCTTTCCAGGGCACTGGGGTGGtatccctcctcctccccccaccaTGGGCACTGCCCCCCCAATTCCTTTGCCCCACCCATCCCCACCGCCCCGCAGGGGACACGACTAACATGGCGTTCCTGGCCGAGGCTGAGCTGAGCAGGGGGCTGGGGACCGCTCCACACGCTGAGCAGGGGAGGAGCAGGCTGGCCCAGGGGCACCGCTCCGACCTCGGGGGCGGCACAGACATGGGAGAAGGGGGGAAACACACGGGAAGCCGGGAGACGGGGCAGAGTGAGCCCCGAgtagggtgggaggggagggcagatgagagagagagagctgggtTAGGGTGGGTGAGGGGCTGCAGCTGAGCACTCTGGGTGCCCACCTTGCCTGCAACCTTGATGCACCAAGGTTGGGGAGCCCCGGTTGCATCATCGAGCCCTGAGTCTCCGAGAGCACCCacgtccctccctccctgcactaTTTCCAGAAAGGCCAAGTCTCAGAGGCCCTCCCCTTACCCGGCCCTCTGCTTCTTGGATTTGTCGGAGATGCCATCACGTGCCATGAGCTTGTTGAAAACGATGATTCCGATGAGCATGTTCACCTGGGGGCCCAGTGGAGTGGAGTAGGGGAGACAGGATCACCAGGTGCCCTCCTGGCAGGGAAATCCCCACGTGGGAGCTGGAGTGCAAGGAGGAGGTAGAGGGAGAAACAGGATGACCCTCTGGGGCCACGCCCCTTCCAGGATGCTGAACGGGGCACGTACCAGGACAATGACGGCTGCAGGGCCCACAAAGGCATAGAGCAGGCCGCCCTCCAGGGAGAGCCAGCAGCTGGGTGGGGGAGAAGAAGGGTGTCAGACACCCAGCaggctccctccccaccctcaaaTACCATCCCTCAGTCCTCCCAGGCTCCCAAGCCCACAACATCACCAGTGCAGTCTGAGCCCCAGATGGTGAGAGTGAGCCACTGGCTCCGTATGAGCCTTGGTTTCCCCTCCAATAGAGGTCCAGAACATCAGGCTCATCCCACAGTGCTCTCACGAGCATGAAACAAGGCTGACTCCTGAGCTAAACAGTCCCTTAGGGATGACCCAGTCCCAGCACATTCCCTCagtcagggaaactgaggctcagaaatggGAGGAATTTGCTGAAAGACCCACAACAGGCATGGGCCAGGATTTCAGCCAGCTGCCCAGTCCAGTTCCCTAACAGATCCACTAACCCTTACTGCCCACCACGGGAGGCCCACGTACTAGCTGGATGTACCGTATCCTTTGGTTCGGGTAAAGCCAACAGACACGGCCACCACCAGGGCAGGCAGACCTGGGGGAGTGGGGGCACCAGAGTGAGATAGCTGTGGGTCTTCAGGGCCCCCTCGTTCTCCCAGACTCCCAGCCCAGCTGACCCCTGTGCCCAGAGAGCTGGGCCAGGGCCAAAGCTGAACCTCTCTTGCTGCCCCTGCCCACCAAGGCCCAGCAGCAGAGTCCAGCACTGGCCCTGCTCACCCCAGCCTAGGCAGAGGAAGCGCTTGCGAACGAGGCGGGTGCGCATCCGCCCAATGACAGCCAGGTAGGACTGCCAGGCCTCGGTAAGCACCCAgcaaaaggaggagagaaagaagaagtgCAGGAAGGCAGCCGTCATGGTGCACACGCCCTGCAGGGAGAGGGAATGGGAGGGAGTGGCCCTGAGCAGCCGCCAGGGCAGGAGGTGCCAGGCTTCCCACGCCCGCTGCTGGGCGCTGCCATGGCTGCCCACCTGAGCCCCGCCCCCCACAGAGCCCTGCCAGGCACCCCCGCCTTCCTGCACCCACACACAGCACGACATGGGCCTGGTGACACACACAGCACTCGGCATCCAGGGAGGCGGGTGGGCAGGCCGCCCACACATAGACGGGGCTGGCAGGGAGGGAGACAGACGTGAGCACCTGCCACGTCACAGCCGGGCAGGGCCCATGCCTGGCATGCACAGTGTTGGCGCTGTGCAGAGAAGGCCAAGGGGGCATGGGGAACAGTCTGCACCAGTCATCCACAGGCAGGTGGCAAAAGAGGCCTCGAACAGGCTCCCACATGCTCACAGACATGAGGAGGCCCAATGCCACCTGCCCAACACACACCCGGTGCTCAGCTCACATATACATTTGCTGATGTTCACAGAAGTTCTTCATTCCAGTACACACCTCCTCTCCAAGTCCTCACATATGGTCTCACACACTATTTCACACACACTCATCCCAACATGGGGAGCTCACACGCAACCTCGAGGGCTAtacaagcaaacacacacacggCATGCTCTCCACCCCTTCACCCACTCACACCCCTGGCAGCCCTGGAAGCCTGCACCTGCCTTGCTCAGCACACGGGACTGGCCCACGAGGATCAGGATGTTGGATGCCAAGATGGACAGGCAGAAGTTCAGCAAGATGATGGAGCGTTCAGATTTTATGAACCTGCCAGGGTACAGCAAGCAGGTACAGAGGCGCTGGCTGCCCCACCCGACCTGGTGTGGCTGGCCACCtcccgccccaccccacccccaccagagGCAGGTGTCAGGCCTACCTCCAAAAGGCAGCATAGATGGCGAGCAGCGTGAGCAGCGCCATGCAGGACACTGCACAGCCAATCACAAGCGGGACCGAGGGGGAGCCCGCCAGCTCCAGGGTCTAGGGGAGACAGGCAGGCGGTCAGATGGGTTGCTGGGAGAGGGTGGCTACAGGGGCCCCTGTCCCCTCATCTAGCACAGACTGGCATACCCACAGAGAGAAGGGCAACACCTTCTTGCTGTTGTACTCGtgctgcacagaacagacctgggTATCCAGGTGGACTCATATTTACACTCAGTCACCACACTCTTCAACACACAACcagacatgcacatacacacacaaccagCCGCTGCTGCACACTCCCAGGCAAGTATCATTGCTGTGAGCACAATCCCAGGGGCACAGACATCCAAGTGCACTCCCACAAGCGCACCTGCGGATGCACATTCAGGATCACCCGGGCGCCTGCCAACACCATCACTGATGGCTGCTGGAAGCCCAGGGCCTCCTCTCTTGTCCAGCCCAGGCACCTCCGTTCCACTCACCAAGTCCTTGGGCGGCTGGGCTAGCACAGCAAAAGTGGACAGGTGCTGGCACTGACAGCGGGTGTGAGCTGCCTGGGTCTCCAGGGTCTGGCAATTCTCAGTGTCCCAGTCTCCTGAGCTGGCATCTCTTGGGTAGGGACGGGAGAGATGGAATGAGCTCCAGGCCAGCTATGTGGCCCTGCCCCCTGTCCTGGCCACTGCCCAAGGACAAGCTAAATCCACATAGGTCCATATGCACAAGGCAACAGCAAGGACTCCCAGGATAGGTTCTTGACCCCTTAGGCTAGGATGGCACCAAAAATCCCTCTTGCCTTTCAGGCAGGGGACTCCTTTCTGATAAGGGGCCCTAGAGCTGCTCCCTTCCTCACCCAGAGGAGCCACCCAACTCACGCTCTGGAGTAGTCCCAGCTGGCACAATGGGGATCCGTGGTGCCCTGGGGAGCAGAAGACATGAGTACAGTTAGGGAGGAAAACTCACCAGCCCCGACCACTGCCCATGCCGTGGGGGCCACAGCAGCTCCCACACAGGTCTAAGGTTCAGTCCACCGTCAGGGGCAGACACAGGCCTCTGgctgcccaggttggggtgcgcCCAGGGTTCCTGTGTGGACTTCCACTCACATTGATGATGTAGGAGAGCTCCACTGTGATGAGTGGCTCAGCTGGAGGCTGGGTAGGGGGCCGCACAGTCACTGTCATCACCCGGGATGTGACAGCCAGTGGGGGCCTGGAGAATAGATACTGAAGTCAGTTCCTGCCAGCGGGTGCCAACCCCAGTCAGAAACCCTGAAGCCACTTTAAATGGGGGGGCCCAGAGGCTTCCAGGGAGCCAAAGTCCAGGAGTCCTAGCTCAGTGGGGTCCAGGACTTCAGGTGAGGTCTAGAGCTCTGTCCATCACCCTCTGGATGACAGACCAGCCTCCGGAAGCGGCATGGATGTATCTGAGAAGCACATGTGTCCAGAGCCAGGCAAGGGGTCCCTGAAGGTGCAGGAGGCTGCCATGGATCTCTCTGCAGCCAGCACTGGCTCAGTCCTCCCTGTTCTTACCTGGGCCTTCCTGGACCCTCAGCAGCCCCATCCACCCATCCCCAGGACTCACCTGGGGGGTGGCAGGATGAGGCCAAGGGTGCGGTAGAGCACAGCACCGATCACAAAGTAGGAGGACTCATCAGGGTCCGCTGGGAGGAGGCGCTGGTGGGAGTGGCCCGGGCCAGGGGGCACCGTTCCTGGGCCCCTCCCCCTGCCGGGGCTGCCTGCTGCCCCAGATGTGGCTGGCTTCCCTGGGGAGGAGAGGCTGAGCACCTCCTTGGGCAGGAAGAGGCGGTCCTCTGAGTGCCGCACCCAGTCCTTCATGCCCCGGCGGCCCCGCATGGGGAATGTGATGTCGCTGGACACAGCTGAGACAGGCTCTCGCTGAATGCTGATCACTGCAGTGGGAGGAGGGTGGGCAGAGATAGACAGATGGGCAGAGACAAAGAGTGGCAGGGTAGACCAGGGGAAGAGACAGATGTAGGGGAGACACGTACCAGGAAAGGTAGATGTAGACACCGAAGTTGGTCCAAACACAAGAGACAGAGATGTACACAGAAACAGACAACACAGATGAAGGAGAGGATGGAATGTGGAGAGAAAGATACAAATATGGGGTTAGGTAGAGGGAAGACAGATCCTCCTGAGTTCTGCCACATTCAGGACCCCCTCCCCTGACTGCCTCCTTGTACCCAGGTTGTCTGTGACAATCAGAGAGCTCTGGAAGGCCTTGAGAGCATCGCCCACCAGGTGAATGAAGTCCTCCACGACACGGAGCAGGTGCACAGAGCCAGGGGACACCTGGGGACAGAGAGTGTGTAAAGGTGCAAGGCAGGGTAGGTCCTGGTAGGAGAAGCTGGTAGCTGTGCCCCGCACCTGCTGAGCATCGTCCCACTTCTCCTTATTTTCCGCGTCCACCATGAAGCTCACCACCTGGAAGAAGCGCTGGGGAGAGAGCAATGAATGAGTGGCAGGGGGTCCTAACCCCAGGGAACAGGTGGCTCCCTCACTATAGCCACACTTGCCGCCCCTGCTGCAGACTCTGCCTAGGAGCCTGGCCTCCCCCCTCAGTTTGGGCCTTCTCTACCCTCCACCCTCCTTCCTCCCAGGTGGTACCTGCACATCATCAGCCGAGGGCACGTAGGTGGCCCTCTTAAAGGTGTCAGTGACATTCCTCAGAATGTCCACAGAGAAGAGCAGGTCCCCGCTATAGTAGGTGCGGCGGGCCAGTAGCTCCTGCAGGCTTCGTACCACCTGCGACATGCCCTCACCCGCCAGCATGCGCTGCCCCTTGGCCAGGTGCTCCCTAAGCTGTAGGTGACGAGGGGCCACAGTCACTGAAGTGTCAGGAGCTGGAACCAGACCCTGGCCCATCCCACTCCAGTCCACCCACTGCTTGCATCCACGGGGAGAAAAAGGGGGAAAGGGTCAGAGAGGCTCAAAGGGGTGCACAGGGGAGACAGAGTCCAAGAAAGAGACTCATAAAGAGAGAGAATCCCAAAGGGTactttaaaaaagacagaaatagaaacaccTAGAGAATAAAGGTGCTCAGATGTACATATAAAAGATAGAAGCACAGTATGGGAACAGGGTACCTCCCCAGCCCAAAGGGGTCATGTACATTCTGGAGTGTAATGAGCATGTGTgtgggtgcacacacacacatgcacacacacgcacatgcacatagtctctctctctttctctcactctctctcaacACAAGTTCTAAATGCATTCACACAATTAATACCCAGTTACGGTCAAACATGTACACACATTTGCTGACACTACTCTTACCCCATGACTGGCCCTAGGCTGGGCGCTGgggacacaaaaataaattcaactttTCCCCTGCCTTCCAGGAGGCCCCAGTCTAGCAGCACACACAGACACTTGGATGA harbors:
- the ADGRB2 gene encoding adhesion G protein-coupled receptor B2 isoform X28, whose product is MTPACPLLLSVILSLRLAAAFDPAPSACSALASGVLYGAFSLQDLFPTIASGCSWTLENPDPTKYSLYLRFNRQEQVCTHFAPRLLPLDHYLVNFTCLRPSPEEAVAQAESEVGRPEEEEEEEEEEEEEEAAAAAGLELCSGSSPFTFLHFDKNFVQLCLSAEPSEAPRLLAPAALAFRFVEVLLINNNNSSQFTCGVLCRWSEECGRVAGRACGFAQPSCSCPGEAGAGSATTTSPGPPAAHTLSNALVPRGPAPPAEADLHSGSSNDLFTTEMRYGEEPEEEPKVKTQWPRSADEPGLYMAQTGDPAAEEWSPWSVCSLTCGQGLQVRTRSCVSSPYGTLCSGPLRETRPCNNSATCPVEGQWLEWGPWGPCSTSCANGTQQRSRKCSVAGPAWATCTGALTDTRECSNLECPATDGKWGPWNAWSLCSKTCDTGWQRRFRMCQATGTQGYPCEGTGEEVKPCSEKRCPAFHEMCRDEYVMLMTWKKAAAGEIIYNKCPPNASGSASRRCLLSAQGVAYWGLPSFARCISHEYRYLYLSLREHLAKGQRMLAGEGMSQVVRSLQELLARRTYYSGDLLFSVDILRNVTDTFKRATYVPSADDVQRFFQVVSFMVDAENKEKWDDAQQVSPGSVHLLRVVEDFIHLVGDALKAFQSSLIVTDNLVISIQREPVSAVSSDITFPMRGRRGMKDWVRHSEDRLFLPKEVLSLSSPGKPATSGAAGSPGRGRGPGTVPPGPGHSHQRLLPADPDESSYFVIGAVLYRTLGLILPPPRPPLAVTSRVMTVTVRPPTQPPAEPLITVELSYIINGTTDPHCASWDYSRADASSGDWDTENCQTLETQAAHTRCQCQHLSTFAVLAQPPKDLTLELAGSPSVPLVIGCAVSCMALLTLLAIYAAFWRFIKSERSIILLNFCLSILASNILILVGQSRVLSKGVCTMTAAFLHFFFLSSFCWVLTEAWQSYLAVIGRMRTRLVRKRFLCLGWGLPALVVAVSVGFTRTKGYGTSSYCWLSLEGGLLYAFVGPAAVIVLVNMLIGIIVFNKLMARDGISDKSKKQRAGASLWSSCVVLPLLALTWMSAVLAMTDRRSVLFQALFAVFNSAQGFVITAVHCFLRREVQDVVKCQMGVCRADESEDSPDSCKNGQLQILSDFEKDVDLACQTVLFKEVNTCNPSTITGTLSRLSLDEDEEPKSCLVGPEGSLSFSPLPGNILVPMAASPGLGEPPPPQEANPVYMCGEGGLRQLDLTWLRPTEPGSEGDYMVLPRRTLSLQPGSGGGGGEDAPRARPEGTPRRAAKTVAHTEGYPSFLSVDHSGLGLGPAYGSLQNPYGMTFQPPPTTPSARQVPEPGERSRTMPRTVPGSTMKMGSLERKKLRYSDLDFEKVMHTRKRHSELYHELNQKFHTFDRYRSQSTAKREKRWSVSSGGAAERSVCTDKPSPGERPSLSQHRRHQSWSTFKSMTLGSLPPKPRERLTLHRAAAWEPTEPPDGDFQTEV
- the ADGRB2 gene encoding adhesion G protein-coupled receptor B2 isoform X33: MTPACPLLLSVILSLRLAAAFDPAPSACSALASGVLYGAFSLQDLFPTIASGCSWTLENPDPTKYSLYLRFNRQEQVCTHFAPRLLPLDHYLVNFTCLRPSPEEAVAQAESEVGRPEEEEEEEEEEEEEEAAAAAGLELCSGSSPFTFLHFDKNFVQLCLSAEPSEAPRLLAPAALAFRFVEVLLINNNNSSQFTCGVLCRWSEECGRVAGRACGFAQPSCSCPGEAGAGSATTTSPGPPAAHTLSNALVPRGPAPPAEADLHSGSSNDLFTTEMRYGEEPEEEPKVKTQWPRSADEPGLYMAQTGDPAAEEWSPWSVCSLTCGQGLQVRTRSCVSSPYGTLCSGPLRETRPCNNSATCPVEGQWLEWGPWGPCSTSCANGTQQRSRKCSVAGPAWATCTGALTDTRECSNLECPATDGKWGPWNAWSLCSKTCDTGWQRRFRMCQATGTQGYPCEGTGEEVKPCSEKRCPAFHEMCRDEYVMLMTWKKAAAGEIIYNKCPPNASGSASRRCLLSAQGVAYWGLPSFARCISHEYRYLYLSLREHLAKGQRMLAGEGMSQVVRSLQELLARRTYYSGDLLFSVDILRNVTDTFKRATYVPSADDVQRFFQVVSFMVDAENKEKWDDAQQVSPGSVHLLRVVEDFIHLVGDALKAFQSSLIVTDNLVISIQREPVSAVSSDITFPMRGRRGMKDWVRHSEDRLFLPKEVLSLSSPGKPATSGAAGSPGRGRGPGTVPPGPGHSHQRLLPADPDESSYFVIGAVLYRTLGLILPPPRPPLAVTSRVMTVTVRPPTQPPAEPLITVELSYIINGTTDPHCASWDYSRADASSGDWDTENCQTLETQAAHTRCQCQHLSTFAVLAQPPKDLTLELAGSPSVPLVIGCAVSCMALLTLLAIYAAFWRFIKSERSIILLNFCLSILASNILILVGQSRVLSKGVCTMTAAFLHFFFLSSFCWVLTEAWQSYLAVIGRMRTRLVRKRFLCLGWGLPALVVAVSVGFTRTKGYGTSSYCWLSLEGGLLYAFVGPAAVIVLVNMLIGIIVFNKLMARDGISDKSKKQRAGASLWSSCVVLPLLALTWMSAVLAMTDRRSVLFQALFAVFNSAQGFVITAVHCFLRREVQDVVKCQMGVCRADESEDSPDSCKNGQLQILSDFEKDVDLACQTVLFKEVNTCNPSTITGTLSRLSLDEDEEPKSCLVGPEGSLSFSPLPGNILVPMAASPGLGEPPPPQEANPVYMCGEGGLRQLDLTWLRPTEPGSEGDYMVLPRRTLSLQPGSGGGGGEDAPRARPEGTPRRAAKTVAHTEGYPSFLSVDHSGLGLGPAYGSLQNPYGMTFQPPPTTPSARQVPEPGERSRTMPRTVPGSTMKMGSLERKKLRYSDLDFEKVMHTRKRHSELYHELNQKFHTFDRYRSQSTAKDKPSPGERPSLSQHRRHQSWSTFKSMTLGSLPPKPRERLTLHRAAAWEPTEPPDGDFQTEV